A genome region from Micromonospora peucetia includes the following:
- a CDS encoding STAS domain-containing protein — protein sequence MAAQLLTIEVTRLDAGRAQLRFSGELDFDTAPELVAAAAELRRDGYQELLFDLGGVSLCDSSGLSALLTVHRGGTGAVRLRGVGPQLQQLLDRTGLTELLAVERATDGNVRQAG from the coding sequence ATGGCCGCCCAGCTGTTGACCATCGAGGTGACCCGGCTCGACGCCGGGCGTGCCCAGCTCCGGTTCTCCGGTGAGCTGGACTTCGACACCGCCCCGGAGCTCGTCGCCGCCGCCGCCGAGCTGCGCCGGGACGGCTACCAGGAGCTCCTGTTCGACCTGGGTGGAGTCAGCCTGTGCGACTCGTCCGGGCTCAGCGCGTTGCTGACCGTCCACCGGGGCGGCACGGGTGCGGTCCGGCTCCGCGGGGTCGGTCCCCAGCTCCAGCAGTTGCTCGACCGCACCGGGCTGACCGAGCTGCTCGCCGTGGAACGCGCCACAGACGGCAACGTCCGCCAGGCGGGCTGA
- a CDS encoding cobalamin B12-binding domain-containing protein, giving the protein MTAAPTAEATPAGAWSGYLDCLQEADEYAAVEVATGLLEAGVSAERVLLDLVAPAQAEVGERWARNEWSVAEEHAATHISERVVAAVAAYANPRPTRGRVVVACMDGEWHALPPRLVAEVLRLRGWQVTFLGASVPAPHLVSYLHRHDADAVALACALPMRLPHAYRMIEACRRVDVPVVVGGRGFGADGRWARRLGVAWAPDAPSAADLVADERALRRVPLAELSHLADDEYTSLVKRRGELIDGALAELRERVPGTRDYTPSQMDSTVSDLGYVVDFLAAALYVDDGSLFTEFVDWMVEILTSRGVPAHALGLTLGHYRRVLRDFPRAARFLGAARSSVAAVGGAGSR; this is encoded by the coding sequence ATGACCGCTGCCCCGACCGCCGAGGCCACCCCGGCCGGCGCCTGGTCCGGATACCTGGACTGCCTCCAGGAGGCGGACGAGTACGCGGCCGTCGAGGTGGCCACCGGCCTGCTCGAGGCTGGCGTGTCCGCCGAGCGTGTCCTGCTCGACCTGGTCGCCCCGGCGCAGGCCGAGGTGGGGGAGCGGTGGGCGCGCAACGAGTGGAGCGTCGCCGAGGAGCACGCCGCGACGCACATCAGCGAGCGGGTGGTGGCGGCGGTCGCCGCGTACGCGAACCCGCGCCCGACGCGGGGCCGGGTCGTGGTGGCATGTATGGACGGTGAGTGGCACGCCCTGCCGCCCCGGCTGGTCGCCGAGGTGCTGCGGCTGCGGGGCTGGCAGGTCACCTTCCTCGGCGCGAGCGTCCCCGCCCCGCACCTGGTGTCCTACCTGCACCGGCACGACGCCGACGCGGTCGCGCTCGCCTGTGCGCTGCCGATGCGCCTGCCGCACGCGTACCGCATGATCGAGGCGTGCCGTCGCGTGGACGTTCCCGTGGTGGTCGGGGGCCGGGGCTTCGGCGCGGACGGGCGCTGGGCCCGGCGGCTCGGTGTCGCCTGGGCGCCGGACGCCCCGAGCGCCGCCGACCTGGTCGCCGACGAGCGCGCGCTGCGTCGCGTCCCGTTGGCGGAGCTGAGCCACCTGGCCGACGACGAGTACACCAGCCTGGTCAAGCGGCGCGGCGAGCTGATCGACGGGGCGCTGGCCGAACTGCGGGAACGTGTCCCGGGCACCCGTGACTACACGCCCAGCCAGATGGACTCCACCGTCAGCGACCTGGGGTATGTCGTGGACTTCCTGGCCGCCGCGCTCTACGTCGACGACGGCTCGCTGTTCACCGAGTTCGTCGACTGGATGGTCGAGATCCTCACCAGTCGCGGTGTGCCGGCCCACGCGTTGGGGCTGACTCTGGGACACTACCGGCGCGTCCTGCGTGACTTTCCCCGGGCGGCGCGGTTCCTCGGCGCGGCCCGGTCGTCCGTGGCCGCGGTGGGCGGTGCCGGATCGCGCTGA
- a CDS encoding serine/threonine-protein kinase: MRTLDGRYRLEQRIGIGGMSEVWRAHDAVLDRPVAVKVMSPGQEGQDTSVERIRAEARSAARLVHPNVAFVHDFGTCGTGPDGQVPYIVMELAEGGTLAEHLRAGPLDWHIAVRVCAEVSAALAAAHAHGIVHRDVKPANVILTPAGVKVLDFGIATPCGTPDLSPEGMVVGTPAYLAPEQLERAPATPAADMYALGVLLYYCLTGRLPYQAETATQLLGARRRQPPRPLPQIEGLPPEVADLCASCLADDPAERPSSLMAALLLAEAVDARVYVPMQQPTAPRQRGTSMSPWTERAAAEVTEAAPLPDWSTRAG; the protein is encoded by the coding sequence ATGAGAACGCTGGACGGGCGGTACCGGCTCGAACAGCGCATCGGCATCGGCGGCATGTCGGAGGTCTGGCGGGCCCACGACGCGGTGCTGGACCGGCCGGTCGCGGTGAAGGTGATGTCACCCGGGCAGGAGGGGCAGGACACCTCCGTGGAGCGGATCCGCGCGGAGGCGCGCTCCGCCGCCCGACTGGTGCACCCGAACGTGGCCTTCGTCCACGACTTCGGCACCTGCGGGACGGGGCCCGACGGTCAGGTGCCCTACATCGTCATGGAGTTGGCCGAGGGAGGGACGCTGGCCGAGCACCTGCGGGCCGGCCCGCTGGACTGGCACATCGCCGTACGGGTCTGCGCCGAGGTGAGCGCCGCGCTGGCCGCCGCCCACGCGCACGGCATCGTGCACCGTGACGTCAAGCCGGCAAACGTGATCCTGACCCCGGCCGGCGTGAAGGTGCTCGACTTCGGCATCGCCACCCCCTGCGGCACTCCGGACCTGTCGCCGGAGGGAATGGTCGTCGGCACGCCGGCCTACCTGGCGCCCGAGCAGTTGGAACGGGCCCCGGCCACACCGGCCGCCGACATGTACGCCCTCGGTGTGCTGCTCTACTACTGCCTGACCGGGCGGCTGCCGTACCAGGCGGAAACGGCGACGCAACTGCTCGGCGCACGCCGCCGGCAACCACCGCGGCCGCTGCCGCAGATCGAGGGGCTGCCCCCGGAGGTGGCCGACCTGTGCGCGAGCTGCCTGGCCGACGACCCGGCGGAGCGGCCGTCCAGCCTGATGGCGGCGCTGTTGTTGGCGGAGGCGGTGGACGCCCGGGTGTACGTGCCGATGCAGCAGCCCACGGCACCGCGGCAGCGCGGCACGTCGATGTCGCCGTGGACCGAGCGGGCGGCGGCCGAGGTGACCGAGGCCGCCCCCCTTCCTGACTGGTCCACCCGGGCCGGCTGA
- a CDS encoding NAD-dependent epimerase/dehydratase family protein, with protein sequence MIVLGGTWFVGRAIVAALLAAGHTPLVVHRGRAEPAGLADVEHLHGERQSWPARREAFAAFEADAVIDVSAGNGAGARAALSALPPGVRLIALSSVDVYRAYEGMLSRRQTDAVPLTEVSALRTVRHVEGPHWENLELEEIYLAAGAMILRLGAVYGEHDYQRRFEPVLRRIRGGRAHLPVGAGNFLFSRVYVGDVAQAVLAALASEHRHGDCFNIVEAQTAPMRLFYEQIIAAADADLELVRVSDEVLPVDLRASGAVGQHLLASGQKARDVLGWQDSDPQAAMRRSVQWHLEHPPEDWETDFSADDAVLRTA encoded by the coding sequence GTGATCGTTCTCGGGGGAACCTGGTTCGTTGGACGGGCCATCGTCGCAGCGCTGTTGGCGGCCGGGCACACCCCGCTGGTTGTCCATCGAGGGCGCGCGGAGCCGGCCGGCCTCGCCGACGTGGAACATCTCCATGGGGAGCGTCAGTCGTGGCCGGCTCGCCGGGAAGCCTTTGCGGCATTCGAGGCGGACGCAGTGATCGACGTGTCGGCGGGAAACGGGGCGGGTGCCCGAGCGGCACTTTCGGCCCTGCCTCCGGGTGTCCGGCTCATCGCCCTGTCCAGTGTCGATGTCTATCGAGCCTACGAAGGTATGTTGTCTCGCCGGCAGACCGACGCCGTCCCGCTGACCGAGGTCTCCGCCCTGCGCACCGTCCGCCATGTGGAGGGGCCACACTGGGAGAACCTCGAGTTGGAGGAGATCTATCTGGCCGCTGGCGCCATGATCCTTCGTCTTGGCGCGGTTTACGGCGAGCACGACTACCAACGCCGCTTCGAGCCGGTCCTGCGGCGCATCCGAGGTGGGCGCGCGCATCTGCCCGTGGGCGCCGGCAATTTCCTGTTTAGCCGTGTCTACGTGGGAGACGTCGCTCAAGCGGTGCTCGCAGCCCTCGCCTCAGAGCACCGGCACGGCGATTGTTTCAACATCGTCGAGGCACAGACTGCTCCGATGAGGCTGTTCTATGAACAGATCATCGCGGCAGCCGATGCCGATCTTGAACTTGTTCGCGTCAGCGACGAGGTTCTGCCAGTAGACCTTCGCGCCTCCGGAGCCGTCGGCCAGCACCTCCTGGCCAGCGGGCAGAAGGCACGCGATGTGCTCGGATGGCAGGACTCTGATCCGCAGGCGGCCATGCGACGCTCCGTGCAATGGCATCTTGAGCACCCGCCGGAAGACTGGGAAACCGACTTTTCGGCTGACGACGCAGTGCTCCGTACGGCTTGA
- a CDS encoding spermidine synthase yields the protein MDSEAPRLELVVDPARPTGRTLLAAGVEQSYLDVSDPRHLHFEYVRRMAAVADLASPTGRPLDVLHLGGGALTLPRYLAAARPGSAQLVVERDPAVVELVARELPALPAGIDVRVADARAALTRAPSAGYDLVLADIYRAARMPAHVRSVEFVTEVARTLRPDGIHLVNVTDLPPLVFARVQAATLRAVFADVCLVADRRMLRGRRYGNVVFAAALRPGRLPVARLSARAMRDPVPGGVLHGAALDTFVAGARPATDATLAVR from the coding sequence ATGGACTCCGAAGCGCCCCGGCTGGAGCTGGTCGTCGACCCGGCCCGGCCCACCGGGCGTACGCTCCTCGCCGCTGGCGTGGAGCAGTCCTACCTGGACGTTTCCGACCCACGTCACCTGCACTTCGAGTACGTGCGACGGATGGCCGCCGTCGCCGACCTGGCGTCGCCGACCGGCCGCCCGTTGGACGTGCTGCACCTCGGCGGCGGCGCGCTGACCCTGCCCCGCTACCTGGCCGCTGCCCGGCCCGGCTCGGCGCAACTGGTCGTGGAACGCGACCCGGCCGTGGTCGAGCTGGTGGCGCGGGAACTGCCGGCGCTGCCCGCCGGCATCGACGTACGCGTGGCCGACGCCCGGGCCGCGCTGACCCGGGCGCCCTCGGCCGGCTACGACCTGGTGCTCGCCGACATCTACCGGGCGGCGCGGATGCCCGCCCACGTGCGCAGCGTCGAGTTCGTCACCGAGGTGGCCCGCACGCTGCGCCCCGACGGCATCCACCTGGTCAACGTGACCGACCTCCCGCCGCTGGTCTTCGCCCGGGTCCAGGCGGCCACCCTGCGGGCCGTCTTCGCCGACGTCTGCCTGGTCGCCGACCGTCGGATGCTGCGCGGCCGGCGGTACGGCAACGTGGTGTTCGCCGCCGCGCTGCGCCCCGGGCGGCTGCCGGTGGCCCGGTTGTCCGCCCGGGCCATGCGGGACCCGGTGCCGGGCGGCGTGCTGCACGGGGCGGCCCTGGACACCTTCGTCGCCGGCGCCCGTCCCGCCACCGATGCCACCCTCGCCGTCCGCTGA
- a CDS encoding OsmC family protein, with the protein MPESSSWLNETATATAEGGHVRTDDGGLSTALASPLAPHCSGLTPEQLLAAAFASCLHHAAVEAAGEITDEAHTVQVRAEAKLGRDDDGRYRADVHASISSAGLTRQQLAELVEHADRLWPFSSGDGSRHRLTVTPAENGRH; encoded by the coding sequence ATGCCGGAATCGAGCTCCTGGCTGAACGAGACGGCCACCGCGACCGCCGAGGGCGGCCACGTGCGCACCGACGACGGGGGCCTGTCCACGGCCCTGGCGTCCCCGCTGGCACCACACTGCTCGGGACTCACCCCGGAGCAACTACTCGCCGCCGCCTTCGCGTCCTGCCTGCACCACGCGGCGGTGGAGGCGGCGGGCGAGATCACCGACGAGGCGCACACCGTGCAGGTCCGCGCGGAGGCGAAGCTCGGGCGCGACGACGACGGCCGGTACCGGGCCGACGTGCACGCCTCCATCTCGTCGGCGGGACTCACCCGGCAACAGCTGGCCGAGCTGGTCGAGCACGCGGACCGGCTGTGGCCCTTCTCCAGCGGCGACGGCAGCCGGCACCGGCTCACCGTGACCCCGGCGGAGAACGGCCGGCACTGA
- a CDS encoding PP2C family protein-serine/threonine phosphatase, with the protein MTAADVRGSDSGDGRFSTPSAVRAGMFSDAAPARPAPSPLAAGRSLAAPDWPEVVEHLREGLVVCDARGVVRHVSPVAERLLPEVTPGELLAAAGIAGLTADGEFTHHGRRLRARRMPLSAAHCCWYVEDVTESLTRADALLAERARSAFLAVVGEKLGNPLHPDRAAAAVVRLAVPTLAEVAVLVLAPRSGRARWWRAARTDDDAPTVDSGVLLPADLPAAISEGLDGAEPYAVDWLVEQAVEAGWLNGLAAAEACARVVPLPGRDAPAGVLLVARRVDRWYDEADVDLVSAYAVRAGAALTTALLHRDQAEVTDTLQASLVPVEPAEAAGVQWGTAYRPAQAGLRIGGDFYGSHRLADGGSVFFLGDVSGKGVEAAVFTGQLRQCLQALHRVESQPGRLLRLLNDALLETSQAQGQGRFATMVVGVAQPHREGGLTLTMAGGGHLPPLVLRGSGEVEPVPLSGMLVGVVPDPRIGEVTVRLRAGETCLLYSDGVTEARGGRRGDEQFGTERLVRAVTGCQRMPAPALAERVEQVTCDWLAHGDHDDIAVLALRATPGGRTPRHLHAVPDTTVSVEPRGTR; encoded by the coding sequence GTGACTGCTGCCGACGTCCGGGGCTCGGATTCCGGCGACGGACGGTTCTCCACGCCGAGTGCCGTACGGGCCGGGATGTTCTCGGACGCCGCCCCGGCACGCCCGGCGCCTTCCCCGCTCGCGGCCGGCCGGTCACTCGCGGCGCCCGACTGGCCCGAGGTCGTCGAGCACCTCCGCGAGGGCCTCGTCGTATGCGACGCGCGGGGCGTCGTCCGGCATGTCAGCCCGGTGGCCGAGCGGCTGCTGCCCGAGGTCACTCCGGGTGAGCTGCTCGCGGCGGCCGGCATCGCGGGGCTGACCGCAGACGGCGAGTTCACCCACCACGGCCGACGGCTGCGCGCGCGCCGGATGCCGCTGTCGGCCGCCCACTGCTGCTGGTACGTCGAGGACGTCACCGAGAGCCTCACTCGCGCTGACGCCCTGCTCGCCGAGCGGGCCCGCTCCGCGTTCCTGGCGGTAGTCGGCGAGAAGCTCGGCAACCCGCTGCACCCGGACCGGGCCGCTGCGGCGGTGGTCCGGCTCGCCGTGCCGACGCTGGCCGAGGTGGCGGTGCTGGTGCTGGCACCCCGTTCCGGGCGGGCCCGCTGGTGGCGGGCCGCCCGCACCGACGACGACGCCCCGACGGTGGACAGCGGCGTGCTGCTTCCCGCCGACCTGCCCGCGGCGATCAGCGAGGGGCTGGACGGCGCGGAACCGTACGCCGTCGACTGGCTGGTGGAGCAGGCCGTGGAGGCCGGCTGGCTGAACGGGCTGGCCGCGGCGGAAGCGTGCGCGCGGGTGGTGCCGCTGCCCGGTCGGGACGCCCCGGCCGGCGTCCTGCTGGTCGCGCGACGCGTCGACCGTTGGTATGACGAGGCTGACGTGGACCTGGTCAGTGCCTACGCGGTCCGGGCCGGGGCGGCGCTGACCACGGCGTTGCTCCACCGCGACCAGGCCGAGGTCACCGACACGCTCCAGGCCAGCCTGGTGCCGGTGGAACCGGCCGAGGCGGCAGGGGTGCAGTGGGGCACCGCGTACCGGCCGGCCCAGGCCGGGTTGCGTATCGGTGGAGACTTCTATGGATCGCACCGGCTGGCCGACGGCGGTTCCGTCTTCTTTCTCGGCGACGTCTCCGGCAAGGGCGTCGAGGCGGCCGTCTTCACCGGTCAGCTGCGTCAGTGCCTCCAGGCGTTGCACCGGGTGGAGTCGCAGCCGGGACGGCTGCTGAGGTTGCTAAACGACGCGCTGCTGGAGACCAGTCAGGCACAGGGCCAGGGGCGTTTCGCGACGATGGTGGTGGGGGTGGCCCAGCCGCACCGCGAGGGTGGGCTCACCCTGACCATGGCAGGCGGTGGCCACCTGCCGCCGCTGGTGCTGCGCGGCTCCGGCGAGGTCGAGCCGGTGCCGTTGTCGGGCATGTTGGTCGGCGTGGTGCCCGACCCTCGGATCGGGGAGGTGACCGTCCGGCTTCGGGCGGGCGAGACCTGCCTGCTCTACAGCGACGGGGTGACCGAGGCGCGCGGTGGCCGCCGCGGCGACGAGCAGTTCGGCACGGAGCGGCTGGTCCGCGCGGTCACCGGCTGCCAGCGGATGCCCGCCCCCGCCCTGGCCGAACGCGTCGAGCAGGTGACCTGCGACTGGCTGGCCCACGGGGACCACGACGACATCGCCGTGCTGGCGTTGCGCGCGACCCCGGGTGGGCGTACGCCCCGGCATCTGCACGCGGTGCCCGACACGACCGTCTCCGTCGAGCCGAGGGGGACCCGATGA
- a CDS encoding DUF2267 domain-containing protein, producing MRKQMEGDNQRRRALARQARERGMQASETGASLSASKQLTHLEQGKRAGPPQAGSRHKPDSTRGGPAPPPAGVPESPRPLPDRPGAPDGTPIGYHALVDDVVRRTGADFRTAKVGVESTVLVLAWALGEAERRRLLSAVPSKLHDVVPVDGIERHQDLPGFLAEVGRISGRTPEQARYQAEATVAALADHDGDLIESLHVPDGLRDLLEPPPAGGGVVGAVSATPPLDDADLREALSGLPYWSGDGESLSRTVQLPADNLDRVLDRIDRLRQETGRGPRIGRADRTTAVLTVRSRQAGAVTAMDVDLAHAVDDAIDEAGAGMAAG from the coding sequence ATGCGCAAGCAGATGGAGGGCGACAACCAGCGCCGCCGCGCGCTGGCCCGCCAGGCCCGCGAGCGCGGCATGCAGGCCAGCGAGACGGGGGCCAGCCTGAGCGCCTCCAAGCAGCTCACCCACCTGGAGCAGGGCAAGCGCGCCGGGCCGCCGCAGGCCGGCAGCCGCCATAAGCCGGACAGCACCCGGGGCGGGCCGGCTCCGCCACCGGCGGGCGTCCCGGAGTCGCCCCGCCCACTGCCGGACCGGCCGGGTGCGCCGGACGGGACGCCGATCGGCTACCACGCGCTGGTCGACGATGTCGTCCGCCGTACCGGGGCGGACTTCCGGACCGCCAAGGTGGGGGTGGAGTCGACCGTGCTGGTCCTCGCGTGGGCCCTCGGCGAGGCGGAACGTCGGCGACTGCTGTCGGCGGTGCCGTCGAAGCTGCACGACGTCGTCCCGGTGGACGGCATCGAGCGGCACCAGGACCTGCCCGGTTTCCTGGCCGAGGTGGGCCGGATCAGCGGTCGTACCCCGGAGCAGGCCCGCTACCAGGCGGAGGCGACCGTGGCGGCGCTGGCCGACCACGACGGCGACCTGATCGAGTCGCTGCACGTGCCGGACGGCCTGCGCGACCTGCTGGAGCCGCCGCCCGCGGGCGGCGGGGTGGTCGGCGCGGTCAGCGCGACACCTCCGCTCGACGACGCGGACCTGCGGGAGGCGCTCAGCGGGCTGCCGTACTGGTCCGGCGACGGCGAGTCGCTGTCGCGCACCGTGCAGCTGCCGGCGGACAACCTGGACCGGGTGCTGGACCGGATCGACCGGCTGCGGCAGGAGACCGGTCGCGGCCCACGGATCGGCCGCGCGGACCGGACCACCGCCGTGCTGACCGTACGGTCCCGGCAGGCCGGGGCGGTGACCGCGATGGACGTGGACCTCGCCCACGCCGTGGACGACGCGATCGACGAGGCCGGCGCCGGGATGGCGGCGGGCTGA
- a CDS encoding STAS domain-containing protein, whose protein sequence is MTFTVTYADRDGGGTCLRLAGELDLSTAPELNAVIDRLVDGGERRLLVDLAELTFCDSTGIAAFVRGDNRVAADGGWLRVTGAGGRVDRVLQVTGLAEVLRYESDRADPTARSAG, encoded by the coding sequence GTGACGTTCACCGTCACGTACGCCGATCGCGACGGCGGGGGGACGTGCCTGCGGCTTGCCGGCGAGCTAGACCTGAGCACCGCGCCCGAGCTCAATGCCGTCATCGACCGGCTGGTCGACGGCGGCGAGCGCCGGCTGCTGGTCGACCTGGCCGAGCTGACGTTCTGTGACTCCACCGGGATCGCCGCCTTCGTGCGGGGCGACAACCGGGTCGCCGCCGACGGCGGCTGGCTGCGGGTGACCGGCGCCGGCGGCCGGGTCGACCGGGTGCTCCAGGTGACCGGGCTGGCCGAGGTGCTGAGATACGAGTCTGACAGGGCCGACCCGACGGCGCGGTCCGCCGGATGA
- a CDS encoding response regulator has translation MGAESPNPVRILVVDDDPGDVLMIEEALADSDVDKVIDIVSDGEEAMEFLRREGRHAAARRPDVILLDLNMPRMDGRQVLSEVKSDEDLRTIPIVVLTTSNADTDIVGSYTLQANAYVTKPIDLDDFNDVVHRIDEFFGRVVVLPKRS, from the coding sequence ATGGGTGCAGAAAGCCCGAATCCGGTTCGCATCCTGGTGGTGGACGACGATCCGGGTGATGTGCTCATGATCGAGGAGGCGCTCGCGGACTCCGATGTCGACAAGGTCATCGACATCGTCAGCGACGGCGAGGAGGCGATGGAGTTCCTGCGCCGCGAGGGGCGGCACGCCGCAGCCCGGCGGCCGGACGTCATCCTGCTCGACCTGAACATGCCCCGGATGGACGGGCGGCAGGTGCTGAGCGAGGTCAAGAGCGACGAGGACCTGCGGACCATCCCGATCGTCGTGCTGACCACCTCCAACGCCGACACGGACATCGTGGGCAGCTACACGCTCCAGGCCAACGCGTACGTCACCAAGCCGATCGACCTGGACGACTTCAACGACGTGGTGCACCGGATCGACGAGTTCTTCGGCCGGGTGGTCGTGCTCCCGAAGCGCTCCTGA
- a CDS encoding response regulator transcription factor, whose amino-acid sequence MVTDGQAGAGRIELRRPDGEPVRVLVVDDEPTLADLLSMALRYEGWQVRTAGDGTSALSAARQFQPDAVVLDVMLPDLDGFQVLRRLREQAPTVPVLFLTARDAVEERIAGLTVGGDDYVTKPFSLEEVIARLRALLRRSGFAVAARPDAVLTVGDLSLDEDSHEVRRDGQAVTLTATEFELLRYLMRNPRRVLSKAQILDRVWNYDFGGQANVVELYISYLRKKIDAGRKPMIHTLRGAGYVLRPAE is encoded by the coding sequence ATGGTGACTGACGGGCAGGCCGGGGCTGGTCGCATCGAGCTGCGTCGCCCGGACGGGGAGCCGGTGCGGGTGCTGGTGGTCGACGACGAGCCGACCCTGGCCGACCTGCTGTCGATGGCGCTGCGCTATGAGGGCTGGCAGGTGCGTACGGCGGGCGACGGCACGTCGGCGCTGAGCGCGGCGCGGCAGTTCCAGCCGGACGCCGTGGTGCTCGACGTGATGCTGCCCGACCTGGACGGCTTCCAGGTGCTGCGCCGGCTGCGCGAGCAGGCCCCGACGGTGCCGGTGCTCTTCCTGACCGCCCGGGACGCGGTGGAGGAACGGATCGCCGGGCTGACCGTCGGCGGCGACGACTACGTCACCAAGCCGTTCAGCCTGGAGGAGGTGATCGCCCGGCTGCGGGCGCTGCTGCGCCGCTCGGGCTTCGCCGTCGCCGCCCGCCCGGACGCGGTACTCACCGTCGGCGACCTCAGCCTCGACGAGGACAGCCACGAGGTGCGCCGCGACGGCCAGGCCGTCACCCTCACCGCCACCGAGTTCGAGCTGCTGCGCTATCTCATGCGCAACCCGCGCCGGGTGCTCAGCAAGGCGCAGATCCTCGACCGGGTCTGGAACTACGACTTCGGCGGCCAGGCCAACGTGGTGGAGCTGTACATCTCGTACCTGCGGAAGAAGATCGACGCGGGCCGGAAGCCGATGATCCACACGCTGCGCGGCGCGGGGTATGTCCTCCGGCCGGCGGAGTGA
- a CDS encoding ATPase produces MRFSVVETGYEQRQVDSCLDEIGIRLARLAARAEGAARAGREWDEIRDEATALRGLLQRLDLGDPDRTSRDADDAERAAVDLLNRARVELDAAREEAREVRERVYAEAVQARRDFEAALYARRRREARLDQILGGLTDESVPADTPTAAAGVPGSGVPVTRIAAGGGTDASSEPPGGRAGFR; encoded by the coding sequence ATGAGGTTCTCCGTCGTTGAGACCGGCTACGAACAGCGGCAGGTCGATTCCTGCCTGGATGAGATCGGCATCCGGTTGGCCCGGCTCGCCGCCCGGGCGGAGGGCGCAGCCAGGGCCGGTCGTGAGTGGGACGAGATCCGCGACGAGGCGACGGCGCTCCGCGGCCTGCTCCAGCGGTTGGACCTCGGCGACCCGGACCGGACCTCGCGGGACGCGGACGACGCCGAGCGGGCGGCGGTCGACCTCCTGAACCGGGCGCGGGTCGAGCTCGACGCGGCCCGGGAGGAGGCCCGGGAGGTGCGCGAGCGGGTCTACGCCGAGGCGGTGCAGGCCCGCCGGGACTTCGAGGCGGCGCTGTACGCCCGGCGACGGCGCGAGGCCCGGTTGGACCAGATCCTCGGCGGCCTGACCGACGAGTCGGTCCCGGCCGACACCCCGACCGCCGCGGCCGGGGTGCCCGGCAGCGGCGTGCCGGTGACCCGGATCGCCGCCGGTGGCGGCACGGACGCGTCCAGCGAGCCGCCGGGCGGCCGAGCCGGGTTCCGCTGA